One part of the Vitis riparia cultivar Riparia Gloire de Montpellier isolate 1030 chromosome 15, EGFV_Vit.rip_1.0, whole genome shotgun sequence genome encodes these proteins:
- the LOC117932247 gene encoding proteasome subunit beta type-1: protein MTKQQANWSPYDNNGGSCVAIAGADYCVIAADTRMSTGYNILTRDYSKICKLADKCVMASSGFQADVRALQKHLAARHLIYQHQHNKQMSCPAMAQLLSNTLYYKRFFPYYSFNVLGGLDNEGKGCVFTYDAVGSYEKVGYSSQGSGSTLIMPFLDNQLKSPSPLLLPALDAVTPLSEPEAVDLVKTVFASATERDIYTGDKLEIVILNASGIRREYMDLRKD, encoded by the exons ATGACGAAGCAGCAAGCTAACTGGTCTCCTTACGACAACAATGGAGG ATCTTGTGTTGCAATTGCAGGTGCCGATTACTGCGTCATCGCAGCCGATACTCGGATGTCGACCGGCTACAATATCCTCACTCGCGATTACTCTAAAATCTGCAAATT AGCAGACAAATGTGTAATGGCCTCATCTGGATTTCAAGCTGATGTAAGAGCTTTACAGAAGCACTTGGCAGCTAGGCACTTG ATCTATCAGCATCAGCACAACAAGCAGATGAGTTGCCCTGCAATGGCTCAACTGCTCTCCAACACCCTCTACTATAAACGTTTCTTCCCTTATTATTCTTTTAACGTTTTAGGTGGCCTTGATAATGAAG GAAAGGGTTGTGTCTTCACATACGATGCTGTGGGATCCTATGAGAAGGTTGGATATAGCTCCCAAGGTTCAGGTTCAACACTCATCATGCCTTTCTTGGACAACCAACTGAAATCTCCCAGCCCTCTTTTATTGCCTGCTCTG GATGCTGTTACTCCTCTCTCTGAGCCAGAAGCAGTTGATTTAGTGAAAACTGTTTTTGCATCTGCAACTGAGAGGGATATATACACT GGAGACAAGCTGGAAATTGTCATCTTAAATGCTAGCGGAATTCGTCGTGAGTACATGGATCTTAGGAAAGATTGA
- the LOC117932394 gene encoding AT-hook motif nuclear-localized protein 1-like, translating into MEGREGMTSGVTVIGAEAPSDYEMVARTENPSQIAGSPAVDASPVSVGFTGTVGKKKRGRPRKYQPDGMASMTLSPMPISSSAPLSGNFSSGKRGRGRPVGSESKQKQKVGSENSGNWSAISDGVNFTPHIITVNAGEDVTMKLISFSQQGPRAVCILSANGVISNVTLRQQDSSGGTLTYEGRFEILSLTGSFVPTESGGTRNRAGGMSVSLASPDGRVVGGGVAGLLIAASPVLVVVGSFLPDNAPVQKPKKMKSVPAQTATPVSVQTTTPPVVTSTAKEEGVAGQGQPSSSALKPNIASPSSIQRENWAGMQSMQDSRKSGTDINISLPGG; encoded by the exons ATGGAGGGAAGGGAAGGCATGACTTCAGGAGTTACAGTGATAGGAGCTGAAGCTCCATCCGACTATGAAATGGTGGCTAGAACTGAAAACCCTAGCCAGATTGCTGGATCACCAGCAGTGGATGCATCTCCTGTGAGTGTGGGATTCACAGGAACAgtggggaagaagaagagaggtaGACCAAGGAAGTACCAACCAGATGGAATGGCTTCCATGACATTGTCTCCAATGCCGATTTCATCTTCAGCTCCACTATCTGGCAACTTCTCATCTGGAAAGCGGGGTAGAGGGCGGCCAGTTGGTTCCGAAAgcaagcaaaaacaaaaagtggGGTCGGAGAATTCAG GCAACTGGTCTGCTATCTCTGATGGTGTAAATTTCACGCCTCATATCATCACTGTTAATGCTGGCGAG GATGTTACCATGAAGCTGATATCATTTTCTCAACAAGGACCTCGGGCTGTTTGTATCCTATCGGCTAATGGAGTGATTTCAAATGTTACACTTCGTCAGCAAGATTCTTCTGGGGGTACTTTGACTTATGAG GGTCGCTTTGAAATACTTTCTTTGACTGGATCATTTGTCCCTACTGAAAGCGGAGGAACAAGGAATCGAGCTGGTGGGATGAGTGTCTCTTTGGCAAGTCCAGATGGTCGGGTTGTTGGGGGAGGAGTTGCTGGACTTCTGATAGCTGCTAGTCCTGTTCTA GTTGTGGTTGGGAGTTTTCTACCGGACAATGCACCGGTACAGAAGCCAAAGAAGATGAAATCTGTTCCTGCACAAACTGCCACTCCAGTTTCTGTGCAAACCACCACCCCACCAGTCGTTACTAGTACAGCAAAAGAGGAGGGTGTTGCTGGACAAGGGCAGCCCAGTTCTAGTGCCCTAAAGCCAAACATTGCTTCTCCCTCTTCCATCCAAAGAGAAAATTGGGCCGGTATGCAGTCCATGCAGGATTCGAGAAAGTCAGGAACAGATATCAACATATCTTTGCCTGGAGGTTAA
- the LOC117932248 gene encoding uncharacterized protein LOC117932248 isoform X1, with the protein MASLSSPLTRCYYRNYTIFYNASTLPRLILFQQNNTDKRTHQISRREIILRSSEIAVLGGIFKFSGEKPDYLGVQKNTLSLSLCPATNNCISTSENSSDLIHYTPPWNYNPEGRRRGKAVRREEAMEELLQVIKTTKPDKYTPRIVEKKDDYVHVEYESPILGIVDDVEFWFPPGKKPIVEYRSASRLGNFDFEVNRKRIKALRLELEKKGWASEDSI; encoded by the exons ATGGCTTCACTGTCATCACCTCTCACCCGCTGTTACTACCGCAATTACACCATATTCTACAATGCCTCCACCCTTCCCCGCCTCATCCTTTTTCAGCAAAACAACACCGATAAACGCACTCACCAAATCAGTCGAAG AGAAATAATACTGAGGAGCAGCGAAATAGCTGTGCTCGGCGGCATCTTCAAATTCAG CGGAGAAAAGCCTGATTACCTTGGGGTGCAGAAGAACACACTCTCTCTGTCACTGTGTCCGGCCACTAATAACTGCATATCCACTTCCGAGAACAGCAGTGATCTAATCCACTATACCCCTCCTTG GAACTACAATCCAGAGGGAAGAAGGAGGGGAAAGGCAGTGAGAAGAGAAGAGGCAATGGAGGAGCTTCTTCAAGTG ATAAAAACAACTAAACCAGATAAGTATACACCAAGAATAGTGGAGAAGAAAGATGATTATGTGCACGTTGAATATGAAAGCCCCATCCTAGGG ATTGTGGATGATGTGGAGTTTTGGTTCCCACCTGGTAAGAAGCCTATTGTGGAGTATAGGTCCGCATCTCGCCTAGgaaactttgattttgaggtgAATCGAAAGAGAATCAAG GCATTGAGGTTAGAGCTAGAAAAAAAGGGATGGGCTTCAGAAGACAGCATATGA
- the LOC117932248 gene encoding uncharacterized protein LOC117932248 isoform X2, with protein sequence MASLSSPLTRCYYRNYTIFYNASTLPRLILFQQNNTDKRTHQISRREIILRSSEIAVLGGIFKFSGEKPDYLGVQKNTLSLSLCPATNNCISTSENSSDLIHYTPPWNYNPEGRRRGKAVRREEAMEELLQVIVDDVEFWFPPGKKPIVEYRSASRLGNFDFEVNRKRIKALRLELEKKGWASEDSI encoded by the exons ATGGCTTCACTGTCATCACCTCTCACCCGCTGTTACTACCGCAATTACACCATATTCTACAATGCCTCCACCCTTCCCCGCCTCATCCTTTTTCAGCAAAACAACACCGATAAACGCACTCACCAAATCAGTCGAAG AGAAATAATACTGAGGAGCAGCGAAATAGCTGTGCTCGGCGGCATCTTCAAATTCAG CGGAGAAAAGCCTGATTACCTTGGGGTGCAGAAGAACACACTCTCTCTGTCACTGTGTCCGGCCACTAATAACTGCATATCCACTTCCGAGAACAGCAGTGATCTAATCCACTATACCCCTCCTTG GAACTACAATCCAGAGGGAAGAAGGAGGGGAAAGGCAGTGAGAAGAGAAGAGGCAATGGAGGAGCTTCTTCAAGTG ATTGTGGATGATGTGGAGTTTTGGTTCCCACCTGGTAAGAAGCCTATTGTGGAGTATAGGTCCGCATCTCGCCTAGgaaactttgattttgaggtgAATCGAAAGAGAATCAAG GCATTGAGGTTAGAGCTAGAAAAAAAGGGATGGGCTTCAGAAGACAGCATATGA
- the LOC117932669 gene encoding protein cornichon homolog 4-like → MGDLMSWLLSFFFHGSLVGLIGYQLMCLADLEFDYMNPYDSSSRINRVILPEFIIQGVLCLIHLVTGHWFMFLVSLPYLYYNVRLYMRRQHLLDVTEIFNQLNREKQLRIFKLVHLIVLLTTSIFWMIWSIGGI, encoded by the exons ATGGGAGACCTGATGTCATGGCTCTTGTCCTTCTTCTTCCATGGCTCTCTTGTTGGCCTCATCGGCTACCag CTCATGTGCTTGGCCGACTTGGAGTTCGATTATATGAACCCATATGATTCATCATCCCGGATAAACAGAGTTATTTTGCCCGAATTTATCATTCAAGGAGTCTTGTGCCTCATCCATCTTGTAACAGGACATTGGTTTATGTTTCTGGTCTCTCTCCCATACTTATACTACAATGTCAGATT GTATATGCGGAGACAGCACTTATTAGATGTAACTGAAATCTTTAACCAGTTGAATCGGGAAAAGCAGCTACGGATTTTTAAGCTTGTCCATCTTATCGTCCTCCTAACCACTTCTATTTTCTG GATGATTTGGAGCATCGGAGGCATATGA